The genomic segment TAAATTTCATATTCCGAAGAAATTTCCAATTTATGATTTTGAAGGTTTCCGGTGTATTGGCATACATGTTCTTTAATGTTTGTGAAGTGTAAGTCtgcatatttaattaattgcacTAGGAAATGGTGTTGATGATCTAGCTATTTATGTATCTGgagtatttataaatttattcatttCTAGTATGTTTtgctaaaatatattttatacttGATGTTGTTTCTCATATGATTATATTGTTACCGTCGCTAATCGTGCTCGGTTAATCCCCAGACAATCCTCGCCAGCACCTTACCGCCCGCAAAGATTTTCGAGCACCACCCCACGTCTGCCTAGCGCCACTGTAGATGAAATGGATCAATATAGTGGAGATGAACAATCGTACATCCCCCAAGTCGGTGATGATCAGAAACCCCAGATTGGTATGAGATTTGATTCGttagaggatgcattctcattCTACAACCAATATGCCCGAGAATCCGGTTTTAGCGCGAGAATGAGTAATAGCAAGAAAAgtaagaaaacaaacgaaattgTATGGAAGAAATTTGTATGCTTTAAAGAAGGGCATACAGATGATATTCGATGGAGCAAACAGACAAAAAAAGATCAACCAAGAAAAGAAAGAGCCCGTGGTGAGACTAGAACCGGATGTTTGTCCAAGATTTCAGTTGTCAAGGAACAAACAGGTCCGGGTTGGGTTGTCAGTACTTTCGTTGAAAGTCATAATCATTCATTATCGACTCCGTCGAAGGTGCATTTGTTACGCTCGCATCGCGGTATTTCTGCATCAAAAAAAATGTTGAGTCAACAATTTGCAGAAGCCAATGTGCCAACTTGTCAACAAATGAGATTATTTGAGATAGAGTCTGGTGGGCCTGAACATGTAGGTTTCATAGAAAGAGATATCAGAAACTACGAGCAAAGTGTTAGGGATGAGCATAAGGGTATTGATGCAGAAACATTGGTCGATTTCTTCGAATCTGAGAAAGAGAAGAATTCATTGTTCTTTTTGATTATGAGACTGACTCGGACAACAGATTTACCAGGTGTTTTTGGACTGATCATGTGTCAAGAAGGGCATACACTGCTTTTGGTGACGTGGTTGTGTTTGATACTACATACAACACCAACAAATATGGGATGATTTTCGCACCATTTGTAGGagttaatcatcatcatcagaccaTTCTTTTTGGTTGTGGATTGTTGAGTGACGAAAAAACAGATTCTTTTGTTTGGTTGCTTAATAAATTCCTAGAAGCCATGTGTCAAGGTGCCCCAAACTTGATTATCACTGACCAAGATCCGGCTCTGACGAAAGCCATATCACAAGTTTTTCCTCGAACAACACATCGATATTGTTTGTGGCATATACTGAACAAATTCTCTGAGAAATTAAACCCAATGACTTTCCGTGATCACTACGAAAGCATAAGGAATGCCATTCTACATTCCTCCACAGATGAGGAATTTGAGAGTTCCTGGGAAGCTGCTATGTCTAATGCTAACTTGGAACAACATGATTGGCTGTCGTTGATGTTTGATTTGCGACATAAATGGGTGCcagcatattttaatcatgtatTTTCTGCGGGTATGTCAAGTAGTCAGCGGTCCGAAAGTTCACATGCTTTTTTCAAGAGATATATATCTAGCAAGAACTCATTGATGGATTTTATCATTCGTTTCAATAAGGCACTCCGGCACCAAAGACACAATGAGTTAGTTGCAGATCATGTCGATATGAATGAGCGTCCCAAGCTACAGTCCAAATGGCCAATGGAATCTCAGATGGTGACGGTTTACACGAAAAAGAAATGGTTGGAGTTTCTAGAAGAAATGAGTCAGAGTCATGGTTATTACGTGCAAACAGAATCTGTGGGAAATGAGTTTGGGATTTACAAGGTAATGAATTTTCAagcttcttcttcttcgaaacCAAGAGTGCTTACACATGTCATACAAGAGGATGATATATTGTGCAGTTGTATGAAATTTCAGTTTGAGGGCATTCCATGCAGGCATATGTTAGCATTTTTTCGTATAAACCAAGTCTTTCATTTGCCTGATAAATATATACTGAAACGTTGGACGCAAGCAGCAAAGAATGTAGAATTTTTTCCTACAGATGAGCCAAATGTGGTTGAAGCTCCAGAAAGATGTTTGATGTCAAGACATTTGAGGTTATCCTATAAAGCTTCTGCATTAGTTGATATTGCATCATTGACTGTTGAGGGAACAAATTTCTTGAATGCACAGTTTGATTATATTGGCAACAAAATGAAAGATTTGAATATGACTACAACAGTAAGCGGTGGAAGTCAATGTAGAAGAGCCACAGATAGGGCTGTTGATATCGTTGATCCTCAAAAAATTAGAACAAAGGGATGTGGGAAGAGATTAAAGTCATCAAAGGAGAAGGCAACCACACAGGGAAGAAAATGTCGTGGGTGTGGACGCCGAGGTGTGCAGCATGACAAGCGTAACTGTCCAAATTTGCAAGACGGGTATGTGTTTATCAACAATGtaaatttttagtatttttgtatATATTTGGTTAATCATCAAAATTAATATATGGTGGCATACTCAACGTTCTTCAGGTCaactattaataataaaaacgaAGAAGAAAGCTCAGATGACGAAGATTTTGGATCGATAGATGGTAATTTAAATCTCTAAATATATGTTGttaatcatcaatattttttttattcataacTGTTTTGAATTTTACAGGTTCTAACAACTGGATTTGATAAaggttattattttatcaagTTGAATATGTGCGATGGGGTAACCATTTTATAGTGCTTTATCAAACCTCTGTCGTGGATGAAACATCGAGCTTTGAGGTTTCTGTCACCATGAGAAGGATCCTCTGCTTAATTCAAGAATTAGCATTGtagaattttcaaattcaataTGATAACCATTCTCTGTCAAGAAATCTTGGTGTTTTAATTTTCCTGCTGCCATATTGTTGCATCGTTCTCTTTCATATGACTTATGGAACATGTATAAAAACCCGCTGTGGTCGACGTAAAACATCATGTTTGTGTCGCGTAGtaaattatttctaatttccaCCTGTCTAATGCATTTGTGGGCTGTTGGGCGAAGGTGGGACACGAAATTTGGGAACGCCCCTCTGTCCCCTCttttctttttataaaaaaaatatttgacgttttgcgacggtttgttaaAATCCGTCGCCATTTGCGACGGagttttaaaaccgtcgcgaaacgtcaaatttttaaaaaaaaataaactgcacTCAGCTGTCGCCCACTGGACGCTCACCAAAGGGCGCCCAGGGTATCaattctctatatatatatatatatatatatatataattaggtACCAAAAACGGTCTTTAATTTCTTCCATGCCAATATGCCATCAACACTTATTAAAACTCGAATTCTATCTGGATACA from the Primulina eburnea isolate SZY01 chromosome 3, ASM2296580v1, whole genome shotgun sequence genome contains:
- the LOC140828649 gene encoding protein FAR1-RELATED SEQUENCE 5-like; protein product: MDQYSGDEQSYIPQVGDDQKPQIGMRFDSLEDAFSFYNQYARESGFSARMSNSKKSKKTNEIVWKKFVCFKEGHTDDIRWSKQTKKDQPRKERARGETRTGCLSKISVVKEQTGPGWVVSTFVESHNHSLSTPSKVHLLRSHRGISASKKMLSQQFAEANVPTCQQMRLFEIESGGPEHVGFIERDIRNYEQSVRDEHKEREEFIVLFDYETDSDNRFTRCFWTDHVSRRAYTAFGDVVVFDTTYNTNKYGMIFAPFVGVNHHHQTILFGCGLLSDEKTDSFVWLLNKFLEAMCQGAPNLIITDQDPALTKAISQVFPRTTHRYCLWHILNKFSEKLNPMTFRDHYESIRNAILHSSTDEEFESSWEAAMSNANLEQHDWLSLMFDLRHKWVPAYFNHVFSAGMSSSQRSESSHAFFKRYISSKNSLMDFIIRFNKALRHQRHNELVADHVDMNERPKLQSKWPMESQMVTVYTKKKWLEFLEEMSQSHGYYVQTESVGNEFGIYKVMNFQASSSSKPRVLTHVIQEDDILCSCMKFQFEGIPCRHMLAFFRINQVFHLPDKYILKRWTQAAKNVEFFPTDEPNVVEAPERCLMSRHLRLSYKASALVDIASLTVEGTNFLNAQFDYIGNKMKDLNMTTTVSGGSQCRRATDRAVDIVDPQKIRTKGCGKRLKSSKEKATTQGRKCRGCGRRGVQHDKRNCPNLQDGSTINNKNEEESSDDEDFGSIDGSNNWI